Proteins encoded in a region of the Xiphophorus couchianus chromosome 11, X_couchianus-1.0, whole genome shotgun sequence genome:
- the drd1b gene encoding dopamine receptor D1b: MDQNFSTVRDGKQLTPDRDSSKRVLTGCFLSLLIFTTLLGNTLVCAAVTKFRHLRSKVTNFFVISLAISDLLVAILVMPWKAATEIMGFWPFGAFCNVWVAFDIMCSTASILNLCVISVDRYWAISSPFRYERKMTPKVACLMISVAWTLSVLISFIPVQLDWHKAETTSYAELNGTYPSELPPDNCDSSLNRTYAISSSLISFYIPVAIMLVTYTRIYRIAQKQIRRISALERAAESAKNRHSSMGNTSNIESESSFKMSFKRETKVLKTLSVIMGVFVCCWLPFFILNCMVPFCEPNLPDGSTDFFCISSTTFDVFVWFGWANSSLNPIIYAFNADFRKAFSRLLGCHRLCPGSNAIEIVSINNNMAAPAPNPNSQYQPKIHIPKEGNNSASYVIPHSIQCQEDELQRKDGCGGEIEAGIVNSALEKPSPAISGNLDSDTEVTLEKINPITQNGQHKAVSC, translated from the coding sequence CCAAGCGAGTCTTAACAGGATGCTTTCTCTCCCTGCTTATCTTCACCACACTGCTTGGCAACACCCTGGTGTGTGCAGCTGTCACCAAGTTCCGACACCTGAGGTCGAAGGTCACCAACTTCTTTGTAATCTCGCTGGCCATCTCGGACCTTCTGGTGGCTATCTTGGTGATGCCATGGAAGGCAGCCACAGAGATCATGGGTTTTTGGCCATTTGGGGCATTCTGTAATGTGTGGGTAGCATTTGACATTATGTGTTCCACTGCCTCTATCTTGAACCTGTGTGTTATTAGTGTTGATCGTTACTGGGCTATCTCCAGCCCTTTCCGCTATGAACGCAAAATGACCCCGAAAGTGGCGTGCCTGATGATCAGTGTAGCATGGACCCTCTCTGTACTCATCTCCTTCATTCCTGTTCAGCTAGACTGGCACAAAGCTGAGACCACCAGCTATGCAGAGTTAAATGGTACATACCCCAGTGAATTGCCCCCTGATAACTGTGATTCTAGCCTTAATAGGACGTACGCCATCTCATCCTCCCTCATTAGCTTCTATATCCCTGTAGCAATCATGCTCGTCACCTATACCCGGATCTACCGCATCGCCCAGAAACAAATACGGAGAATATCTGCCCTGGAACGTGCAGCAGAGAGTGCCAAAAACCGACATAGCAGTATGGGGAACACCTCAAACATAGAGAGCGAGAGCTCATTCAAAATGTCGTTCAAACGGGAAACCAAAGTCTTAAAGACACTCTCGGTCATcatgggtgtgtttgtgtgctgctgGTTGCCCTTTTTCATCCTAAACTGCATGGTTCCCTTCTGCGAACCAAACCTGCCAGATGGGTCCACAGACTTCTTCTGCATCAGCTCTACCACTTTCGATGTGTTCGTGTGGTTTGGCTGGGCAAACTCCTCTCTCAACCCCATCATCTATGCCTTCAATGCAGATTTCCGCAAGGCCTTCTCCAGACTCCTGGGCTGCCACCGGTTGTGCCCGGGGAGCAACGCCATTGAGATCGTCAGCATTAACAACAACATGGCAGCCCCCGCGCCCAACCCTAACTCTCAGTATCAGCCCAAGATCCACATCCCAAAGGAAGGGAACAACTCTGCAAGCTATGTGATTCCTCACAGCATCCAGTGTCAGGAGGACGAGTTACAGAGGAAAGATGGATGTGGAGGCGAGATTGAGGCAGGAATAGTAAACAGCGCCCTGGAGAAACCTTCCCCGGCCATTTCTGGGAATTTAGACAGTGATACCGAGGTAACCCTGGAAAAGATCAATCCCATCACACAGAACGGGCAACACAAAGCTGTGTCATGTTGA